The Leptospira yasudae DNA segment GCGCGGATTCGGGTCTTACAATTTTTACAATCGATCAGCGGATCGTTGAAGTTGGAAACGTGCCCGGAGGCTTCCCAAACTTTCGGGTTGAGGAGAATGGAGGAATCCAAACCCACCACGTCTTCCCGAAGATGGACAAAATATTTCCACCAGAGTTGTTTTAGGTTTTGGAGAAGTTCGACCCCGTAAGGACCGTAGTCGAAGGTATTGGAGAGTCCTCCGTAGATTTCGGAACCGGGATAGACAAACCCTCTACGCTTGCAAACGGATACGATTTCCTTCAGAGAGGAATCGAGACTTTCTTTCTTTTCCATGAGTCCAGAATTCTGTGCCGGACTTCGGAATAAAGTATTTTAATTCTCGACTTGAAAGGATTTCTTGTTTGCCTAAGCTCCCGATTCGGGTCCAATGGTTGATAGAAATCCGTTTTGCAACGTCCAAGGAGACCTTGCCTGAAAAAGAAACTAGTCATCTTCGGCGTCAATTTCTTGTCCTGGAGTTCCCCCTTTCTCGGGCTGGGAATTTTTTTCCCGCTCGGAGTCCTCTTTGCCTTTCCGAAAGGACGGGAAGTCCGTTCCTCCGCCTTCGGCTCTTTGCTCTTCCAGATTTTTTGCTGGGGCATTTTGTATCCTTTGGAAGTTTCCGCGATCTTATTTCCGGTCGTGGAAGCCTTCGTGCGCGCGCTCGTAATGGATTTGGGAGAATGGCTGATCGGCTTTTACGTTCTCGTCGGCCTCGTGATTCTCGTTTCCCATTCCTTTTATCTGAAGAAGCAAAGAAAACGCCGATTCCGATCCAATCCTTCTTCGCATCCTCGCGAAGAAAAGATCGAAAGAATTCATTATAAAATTCTGGTGCTTCTCGCAGCGGGTTATCTGACTTCGAGACTCGTCTTTCAAGATCCGTATCGATTGGAATACGGACAACTCGGGATCTTAGAAGACAGTTTTCTCTATTTCTTTTCCGTGTTGATCGCGGGAGATACTCTCTTAAGCCGAGGAAAACAATTCTTTCTTTTCCGAAGACCTTGGAAACTTTTCGAACGTCAGGCGAGAGCGGCGCGCAGGATCGGCTTCGAGGGAGAAGGGGGAGTCCGCAAACAAAGATACGCGAAGGTTCGCGACTGGCTTTTCCCGGGATGGGGGCATATCTATATCGGAAATCTTTGGAAAGGATTTTCGATTCTGTTTTTATATCTTCTGCTGTTGCTGTTTTTTGCGACCGCGTTTTTTTCCTGGCTCGAACCCGCGGATGGAATCCGGTTTCTCATGTCGATGGGACTCAAACCCGGAATCGCCGATAAGAAATTTTTCGCGGTCACATCGAGTGTCGTTCCGATTCTGGTTTTTCTCGGAGGAATCGTCGGCATTCACATCATATCCAAGTTTCTTTTGAACCGCGCGTTCCGGGCCGAACCGGAGGACAAAACTCCCCGAAGCACATTTATTAGCAATTTATCATATAGTATTTTGCTTCACTTCATTCTTCTTTCCTTGATCCTGATCATACCGGTCACGCTTCAACGGAAGAAGGAGCAAAAGGAAAAGGAAAGACAACGAACGCACTTCACTCCGGAGAATTTGGAATTCTACTTTATCGACCCCAATCTTCCGAACGAGGTCGAGGGTTTGAACGGAGGAGTCGTTTCCGGAACCGAAACCCCGACGCAAAAGGAAGGGGATAAAATTCCGGACGACAAACCCGCGGACGAAGGACGCGTCAAAGGGGAAGTCAAACAGGTCCGCGGAAAAAAACTGCCTTCCACGTATTCGAACTACATCTCCGCGAAGATGCGCGGTCCCGAATCGTTTATGGAATATTGGAGAAGAGCTCCCCGCAATTATTCTTCCGTGGTCGCCTATACGGTGACCCCCGATGGAGAAGTCGTGGACGTGGATTTGGTCGAAGCCTCGGGTTATCCCGAACAAGATCAGATGACGTTGGAGCTTATCGAAAGTCTTTCCCCTCTCATGCCTCCGCCCGGAACGAAAGGGTATGTCCGAGTTACGGAACTTTTCTGGAACGGAAGCATCGATCCGGAAGCGATGCCGACTCCGTTGCAGAAAGAACTCGTCACGATGTATGACGGGCGTTATATGGAGGAGTTATGAGTTTCAACGTCGCGCTCCTCGGGTTTTTATCCGTATTGCCTTGGGGATTTTTTTTGATTCTTCTTTTTCCGGGTAAGAATACGCAGCAGAGAATCTTTCTGATTTTACTCGCGCTCTTTCTGGGATATCTTTCCACCGAGATCGTTTTGAAGCTGCATCCGATCTTTTGGCCGGACGTAAAAATCGCGGCTCCGAGACGCGGAGGACATATACTCACTCAGACCGCACATATCGCGTTTATTCAAGCCGGGATGATGGAAGAATTCTGCAAGGGAATTCTCATCTTGTTTGCAGGACTTCTCTTCGCCTTTGATTGGAAAACATACGAGTTCAAAAAGGAAATGGTTTTGATCGGAGGATTTGTCGCTCTCGGATTCGCGGGAGTGGAAAACGCGAACTACATCTTCAACGCAAAGGAAGAAGATCGAATCGCGATGTTCGTAGGGCGGACGATCCGATCTTCGAACGCGCACTTCCTCATCAATCTCTGT contains these protein-coding regions:
- a CDS encoding energy transducer TonB family protein; this encodes MSWSSPFLGLGIFFPLGVLFAFPKGREVRSSAFGSLLFQIFCWGILYPLEVSAILFPVVEAFVRALVMDLGEWLIGFYVLVGLVILVSHSFYLKKQRKRRFRSNPSSHPREEKIERIHYKILVLLAAGYLTSRLVFQDPYRLEYGQLGILEDSFLYFFSVLIAGDTLLSRGKQFFLFRRPWKLFERQARAARRIGFEGEGGVRKQRYAKVRDWLFPGWGHIYIGNLWKGFSILFLYLLLLLFFATAFFSWLEPADGIRFLMSMGLKPGIADKKFFAVTSSVVPILVFLGGIVGIHIISKFLLNRAFRAEPEDKTPRSTFISNLSYSILLHFILLSLILIIPVTLQRKKEQKEKERQRTHFTPENLEFYFIDPNLPNEVEGLNGGVVSGTETPTQKEGDKIPDDKPADEGRVKGEVKQVRGKKLPSTYSNYISAKMRGPESFMEYWRRAPRNYSSVVAYTVTPDGEVVDVDLVEASGYPEQDQMTLELIESLSPLMPPPGTKGYVRVTELFWNGSIDPEAMPTPLQKELVTMYDGRYMEEL
- a CDS encoding PrsW family glutamic-type intramembrane protease, producing MSFNVALLGFLSVLPWGFFLILLFPGKNTQQRIFLILLALFLGYLSTEIVLKLHPIFWPDVKIAAPRRGGHILTQTAHIAFIQAGMMEEFCKGILILFAGLLFAFDWKTYEFKKEMVLIGGFVALGFAGVENANYIFNAKEEDRIAMFVGRTIRSSNAHFLINLCFALAFIKSNRKETRDRPLALFLAFLLAVSQHGLFNFFVLPQSRFGGWLSTALFVGIWVWIVKDFRTFVLENEIRNDTAVDAEILDETREVT